The stretch of DNA CAAGCAAACTTTGACAACTGCTCAAGTTAATACATCTGAGTCTCAGTCTAATGTGCTCAAGGTGGATGGTGTGGAAGACTTTAAGTCAATCTTTGATGGCGACGGAAAAATGTATCAAACGGTCGACCAAGCGTTCAGTGATGGAGACTTCTCAGATAACCACACTTTGAGAGATCCACACTATGTAGAAGATAACGGTCATAAGTACCTTGTCTTTGAGGCGAATACCGGAACAGAAACGGGTTATCAAGGAGAAGACTCCTTTAATAACCGCGCCTTTTATGATGGAAGCACGAAATTCTTCAGAGACGAGAAAGAGAAATTGCTTCAAAGTTCAAGCAAAAAATCCATTTCATTGGCAAATGGTGCGTTAGGGATCATTGAGCTGAATGACGATTACACGCTGAAAAATGTCATGAAGCCGCTGATTGCATCCAATACTGTAACCGATGAAATTGAGCGTGCAAACGTCTTTAAGCTGAACGGAAAATGGTATCTGTTCACAGATACAAGAGGAGCCAAAATGTTTGTAGATGGTATTGGTGCCAAAGATATCTACATGCTTGGCTATGTGTCCAACTCTTTGACAGGACCTTACAAGCCGCTGAACGGCACTGGACTTGTACTGCATCAAGATTTGGATCCTAAGGATATTACGTGGACATATGCTCATTATGCTATTCCACAGGTTCAAGGGAATAACGTCGTTATTACGAGCTATATGACGAACAGAGGATTGTTCAGCGACCACCATTCCACCTTTGCGCCAAGCTTCCTGGTCAACATCAAGGGCTCCAAAACCTCTGTGGTGAAAGATAGCATTCTGGAGCAAGGACAAGTCACGGTAGAATAACCTAATACCCGATCTCATATATTGTTAAAGAAAAGAAAATGTCATGAACGTGGCATTTTCTTTTCTTTTTAGGTGTGCGCCCGGCATGGGCGATAACTCGGCGGTGAAAGTCCGCTACAGGCTTGGCAGTAGGAACTGTTAGCTGAAGGCAAGGGTGTCCGCCGCGAGGCGGAATCTGAAGGAAGCCGGAGGCAAACCCTCGGTCTGACGAACAGAAATCACATAGAAGGCATCATGGGACGGACGAGCTTGCACTACAAAGCAAAGTCCAATACTGCCCGAATCCCATGGTGTAAATGTGGCAGATAGATGAGGGGAAGGTTATCGCTCTTACCCGGGGAGGTCTCACAGACGACAAGTAGGAAAAAAAACCGAAAGACGGAGTAAAGCTTGCTGTGAGAAGTCAGCAGAGGCCATAGTACCCGGAAGGTTTTTTTTTTCGGGGAAGGGCCGAACAATCGTAAGTCTCGAGTACATACCGAAAGGAGAGCTGACGCGATGAAAGCAGAATACCGAAAGGGCTACCTGCAAAGGGATAGCGTGGAACGCGAAGAGCATGCGGGAGTGCGGAGCGCCGGCACTCGGGAACGTAAAGAAAGAGGCGGTGCAACAGACCTGCTGGAGCAGATTCTGGACAGAGACAATCTGAACAGAGCCTACAAACAGGTCAAACGCAACCATGGAGCGCCAGGAATCGACGGAATGACCGTAGAAGACGCGCTACCCTGGCTGCAGGAACATAGAGACGAGCTGTTGCAAAAGATCCGGGAAGGCAGATACAAGCCCAGCCCAGTACGGCGCAAGGAAATTCCCAAAGCAGATGGAAGCGGAGTACGGAAGCTTGGCATACCCACGGTCGTAGACCGAGTGATTCAGCAGGCAGTCGCCCAGCAGCTCCAGCCCCTGTTCGAGCCGCTCTTCTCGGAGGGAAGCTATGGCTACCGCCCCGGTCGGAGCGCACAACAGGCCATTCGCAAGGTGAAAGACTATGCAGAACAGGGATACGGCTACGCAGTAGAAATCGACCTCTCCAAATACTTCGACACGCTGAATCATGAGCTGCTTATGCATCTTTTGAGCAAACAAATTCAGGACAGACGCGTAACCGAACTGATTAAGAGATACCTGAAAAGTGGGGTTATGGAGAACGGGGTGCACTGCAAAACAGAAGAAGGCTCCCCTCAGGGAGGCCCCCTGTCGCCGCTTCTGGCGAACATCTACCTGAACGAATTTGACCAAGAGATGAAAGGCCGCGGAGTGAACGTCATCCGCTATGCGGACGATATTGTGGTGCTTGCCAAAAGTAAACGGGCAGCGGTGCGGCTACTGGAATCCTGCGGAAAGTACCTGGAGACCAAACTGAGACTCCAGATCAATACGCAGAAAAGTAAGGTCGGTAGCGTAGTGGCTCGAAAGCACTTCAAATTTCTCGGCTTTGCCCTGGGAAAGAACAAGAACGGCATGTATATCCGTGCCCATGGACAATCCCTCGCAAAAGCGAAGAAGAAGTTGAAAGAACTCACAAGTCGCAGCCAGGGCAGAAATGTTCGCCAAGTCATGGAAAAGGTAAAAGTCTACATTCGGGGATGGATTGGTTACTACTATGTGGCCGACATGAAACGGATCCTGCAAAGCTGGAGCGAATGGTTGCGAAGACGACTGCGGATGTACATCTGGAAACAGTGGAAAAAGCCGCGAACAAAAGTACAAAACCTGCGGAAGCTGGGGATACCGGAATGGCAGGCTTACCAGTGGGGCAATTCCCGTCTCGGGTACTGGCGCATCGCCGGAAGTCCAGTGTTGTCTCGTTCCATAACAAACAAAAAGCTCGTACA from Paenibacillus sp. CAA11 encodes:
- a CDS encoding glycoside hydrolase family 68 protein, whose product is MNLKNIVRRATTVTLATALLAGGGASAFADKGSDYKEDYGFSHITRTDALKIAAQQTSEQFKVPQFDASTIQNLPSAKGFDENGNSIDLDVWDTWPLQNADGTVANYHGYQIVFGLAGDPKRGWDTFIYMFYKKTGDNSINAWKNAGRVFKDTDKNVPNDTILNKQAEEWSGSATLTNDGHIRLFYTNRQGWDPANGFYGKQTLTTAQVNTSESQSNVLKVDGVEDFKSIFDGDGKMYQTVDQAFSDGDFSDNHTLRDPHYVEDNGHKYLVFEANTGTETGYQGEDSFNNRAFYDGSTKFFRDEKEKLLQSSSKKSISLANGALGIIELNDDYTLKNVMKPLIASNTVTDEIERANVFKLNGKWYLFTDTRGAKMFVDGIGAKDIYMLGYVSNSLTGPYKPLNGTGLVLHQDLDPKDITWTYAHYAIPQVQGNNVVITSYMTNRGLFSDHHSTFAPSFLVNIKGSKTSVVKDSILEQGQVTVE
- the ltrA gene encoding group II intron reverse transcriptase/maturase yields the protein MKAEYRKGYLQRDSVEREEHAGVRSAGTRERKERGGATDLLEQILDRDNLNRAYKQVKRNHGAPGIDGMTVEDALPWLQEHRDELLQKIREGRYKPSPVRRKEIPKADGSGVRKLGIPTVVDRVIQQAVAQQLQPLFEPLFSEGSYGYRPGRSAQQAIRKVKDYAEQGYGYAVEIDLSKYFDTLNHELLMHLLSKQIQDRRVTELIKRYLKSGVMENGVHCKTEEGSPQGGPLSPLLANIYLNEFDQEMKGRGVNVIRYADDIVVLAKSKRAAVRLLESCGKYLETKLRLQINTQKSKVGSVVARKHFKFLGFALGKNKNGMYIRAHGQSLAKAKKKLKELTSRSQGRNVRQVMEKVKVYIRGWIGYYYVADMKRILQSWSEWLRRRLRMYIWKQWKKPRTKVQNLRKLGIPEWQAYQWGNSRLGYWRIAGSPVLSRSITNKKLVQAGYYDFPAQYERLRKLHLCG